Within Acanthochromis polyacanthus isolate Apoly-LR-REF ecotype Palm Island chromosome 3, KAUST_Apoly_ChrSc, whole genome shotgun sequence, the genomic segment ACACTATAAAACCACTAAAAGGTCATATTTTACAGGAATCGTAAATATCACACTAAATCTAACATTATTGTGTCTAAAAATACACTTCCTATAAATATTGATTACTAGAGAATGAATTAAGACATCCAACAACTGTTGAATAGCCAGCGTTAAGACatgtttttagctgttttttgtaTATGTATTAGCTGCAATGCTGCAGGTACCGCTGCATACAATGGTGATGCAAGAAAGGAAACTCCCAGACTGTAAGATGTACCTGCTGTGGAAGGATGCTGAGCAAATATTTAGGAAAATCCTCAACGGCTCTTCTTCaactgtcttcttcttttccctctGCCTCTCCGCCTTCCTGCCACTCCCAGGCTTTCTCACAATGACGACAAAGATGGAGGAATGATAccgagagcagagaggagaggagaggagaggagaggagagggaagggagtgggaggagggagagagtaCCGACCAGCACAGTCAATGACATCATGGCCACTCAGCCTCACTTGTGTCTATTCAGCCTCATTAGCTCTCTCTGTACAGACTTCCCTCAGTGGAAAGATTTAACATCCTCTgtgtatattattttattttcatttaacatttacttTTTTATCTATATCTTCATGTTTTGAGATCCATTTTACACAAATATAGATATGAAGTCACTCCTTTCCCCCCCTCAAATTGGTTGTTCTCACCCGTTTTTCCCCTCTGGAATACTAAATTTAGCTCACATCTCTCTGCCCCGCCGGCTATTAATCTCTCAACTAGCCTCTTgctttctctccttctctctcctacTCTCAAATAAATAACGGTTCTTAAATGACTCTTCAGAGAGCCTGCCGGTTCTTCAAAGCACCATTCTCCAGTTAAAGAACCTCTTTATCTACAGAGATGGTACTTTGCATGATTCTTGAAGAggttcttcattttttttagaggTACTTGTTGGCAAGTAATAGCATAAAATTAGAGCTGTAgctaaaaattattttcatttttgtatattATTTACTCCATAAATCATCAGAAAACCATGAGAAATACCCATCACAGTTTTCCAGATCCCAAGCTGCCATATTGCAAGATGGTATTCTGTCTGACCAACAGTCTAGAGCCTAAATTATGAAATGTGTTGCAATACAAACCCAGAAATGCTGCACAATCCTGCATTTGTAGTTAATatataaaatgtcttgaaatcCTTGTGTATAGCTGTCAAATGCTTCCAGTGTTTCTTGAGTTTTAGTTTGGATCCATTACTAACATTTAAGGGATCTGTGTTCCCCCTTACAGTTACTGATTTTGAGTTTGTGTAACTGTGCTATTTGAACGTATACaattacaaatatatttgtaattGGTGGGGGGAGGAACTTTAACAAGTGGCCAACAATTCTGTTCATGTGCTTGTTTTTCAACCTAGATGGAATAAGTTGATTTAAAATGCTTAAAgaatcatttattttgaaacagtATAGAAAAAAATAGGTTCTGTGCTGAATCAGCTGGGTGTACAAATAACTATTCTAGAAATGAAAGATTTTTGCTAAAGTACTTTGGAGCACCATTTATGTTGCCCAAAGGAACCACTTTctctgagtttttttgtttgttttttttaggcaTCTTTCAAAGTTCTTTAAGAAGCTGTTTGCAGAAGTACTTCTTTTAAGAATCTCTTGCTAAAAGTTTATTTGTGGAACTAAAAATGGTTCTTCTATGGCATCACTGTAAAGGATCATTTTGGTTCAAGAAGGAACCTTTGTTTTTCCCAGTGTACTGTCATTGTCACAACAGCCCTCTTGTTTGGGTGAAGATGAGAGTGGCCCTTCATAGAACAAAGGACACTGACAACATGAAGCCGTCACATTACTGGAAAGATCATCCTGCCTCTTAGTTTCATATCGGTTAAACAGAACATTGTCCCAGGTGTGTTTTATAGCAGAATACCAAGCCTGACCCAGACATAAAGAACTATAGTTTCTTCAGGGACAAGGATGATAGCGTGACAGATGCTATGACCACCACAGAACTCTAATTTCAACATCAGGGAGTCAGTATGGAATGGTATGAAGAGGCATTAGATATAGACCTGTGAAGTTTTTAAGGTAAAGGCATCAGAAAATGGGGAggttgcagtgtttctttttcttttttttgcattatattgtctgtttttattatttcagaaTGTGTGGGAACCCACATGTTTTGCTTATTGTTCAcaggaaaaacagaacaaaggtTGTTTTGACATCAGGCACCGTCATGAAACTCAATGCTTAGTCAAATGGAAAGCTGAGAAGCTGGAGGGTGTGAAGGACAAATACCGTCTGACTTAGAAATGCTTACAAGTGTAGTCAGTTCCTCACCCATGATAAATACTGAATGTATCATAAGAAAGAATCTTGTAAAACAATGAGAGACTATGGGATTCTTCTCTGATGTCCGAGGAAATCACATAATGTTCTCTAAAGTCCTGCTTGTTATTGAACTGTTGAACAGCTTGTGGTGACATTTGTTTTGATGAAACTTGGTGTGTAAATATcaaaaatggaaagagaagAATCTAGCTCTGTTTTAGTTAAACACCAAcatcactcccctgttcatgaTGTAGATTATTACTTCCTGACATGAGAAATTAGATTCTTTCacattgtattttattatatatcattttaaatttcactgTATTACGTAATACATGGCTGGAATGAACCCAACTTTATGTTTTGCTGACAACTTGACCTTACTGTCTGAGTTTACCTGAAATGCCATCATGGTGGCATGGTGATCTCAGTACTTTCACTCAGTTGCTGAAAAAGCGATTGTGTGGGAAGCCATCACTTGTCTGTTTATAGTAGAAACAAAGCCTTCTCTTTAAATGTCAACAGAAAACAGCTTTCTCTGAGTAGAAAAGGAGTCGTAGTATCACAGGAGCCAGTGGGTGGACTCTTACTGGACCTTAATCTGACTGGCAGCACTTGACTTATCAGTATTTGGTGGACGTACTTCAATCAGCAGTTTGGGAATTCACATAAGACAAACATCTAACATCATGGCTGAGTCTGGCTTCCCTTTACCACCTGATTCTATCTGTCCACTGTGTGTGGACACACTGAGAGACCCGGTCACCATTCCCTGTGGTGACACTTACTGCCTGGAGTGCATCAAGATCTACTGGGACCAGTTTGACCACATGGGTGTGTACAGCTGCCCACAGTGCCGTTCAACCTTCACGCCCCGGCCTGTCCTGAAGCGTAACCTGCCTGATGTCCACCTCGAGCCAAGACCACAGCTCCCGGAGCTCACTCCTTTTCCCTACATGCACCGTGAATCTTTCTGCGATTTCTGTGTCGGCCGTCGCAACAGAGCCGTCAAGTCCTGCCTCATGTGTCTGGCTTACTACTGTGAGACGCACGTAAAACCTCATTATGAGTCGTCCACCTTCAAAAGGCACAAGTTGGTGGATGAGACGGGCCACCTGGACAGGAAGATCTGCCCCCAGCATGAGAAAGGCCTGGAGCTGTTCTGTCGCTCTGACCAGATGTGCATCTGTGTACTGTGTACCGTCAGAGAACACCGCAGCCACAACATTGCCTCAGCAGAGGAAGAGCGCACCGAGAAACAAGTGAGTCTGAATTGTTGGAGTCTGGGTCAGAGTGACACATTAATCTTGCCCTTTCCCTGTGTTGTTTAGGCTGTATGAGTGCTTTTTATACTCATCTTTCAAATGGGCTACAGCTGTTAATTCAATATCAGAAGAAGCATTAAAACTGATATCACCAATCAAATGTATGTttggggtttgtttttttttggtctagTGTGATGTTGTTTCCATaatcctctttttttccatatAGAAAATCCTGGTGGTCACCCAGACTGAAGTCCAGCACATCATTCAAGAAAGaatgaaggagctgcaggacctCAAACATAATGTGGATGTACTAAAAGTAAGATCAAACATACCTATCTGAGCATAAATTTTTGCATGTCCACTTGGTTAAGTGGACATTGTCTAAATGGCTTCTGATACAATatgagtttttttaaaatgctactTTAAAGATGATGTGAAAATATTCCAAGTTGCTACAATCCAATGCTAATATCAAGAATGCCTCTTCACTGCTGACTTTACCTTCCAGAGTAATGCCCATCGTGCACAGACAGAAAGTGATAAGACCTTCCATGAAATGCTGCAGGCGGTGGAGCGCTGGAAGGCTGAAATCAATCAGATGATAATGGCCAACATGCAGGCGGCGATGTCACAGGCTGAGGGCTACGTGGAACGTCTGGAGCAGGAGATAATGGAGCTGCAGCGGCGAGACGCAGAATTGCGACAGATCCTCGAAACAGAGGACAACATTCACTTTCTGCAGGTGCTGGAAAATCACACAGAGCTGCAAAAATTGTTATGTGATATAACAATAATGTAC encodes:
- the ftr84 gene encoding tripartite motif-containing protein 16, with amino-acid sequence MAESGFPLPPDSICPLCVDTLRDPVTIPCGDTYCLECIKIYWDQFDHMGVYSCPQCRSTFTPRPVLKRNLPDVHLEPRPQLPELTPFPYMHRESFCDFCVGRRNRAVKSCLMCLAYYCETHVKPHYESSTFKRHKLVDETGHLDRKICPQHEKGLELFCRSDQMCICVLCTVREHRSHNIASAEEERTEKQKILVVTQTEVQHIIQERMKELQDLKHNVDVLKSNAHRAQTESDKTFHEMLQAVERWKAEINQMIMANMQAAMSQAEGYVERLEQEIMELQRRDAELRQILETEDNIHFLQNFPTLCVPPEAMVPKVLINPQFSFGEMSKTALEMKEHLDDICKKELSKISKTVSETPVYILLPRNGDKRLKVPSRVDLQEPKARADFLRYSCKMSFDPNTVYKELVLSDGNQRVTRKKTVQFYPDHPDRFDGFSQVLCKEPMTGFRFYWEAEWNGEFSIGVAYKSISRKGKNSHSLLGYNDKSWSLLCSDSGYSAWHNKADKDLPDAPRATRVGVYLDYAGNTLAFYSISQNMELIHRFKAQFSEPLCAGFGVGSSVTLCQLKPNQAPY